The Aeromicrobium tamlense nucleotide sequence GAGGTCATCTGCGCGGCCGAGGGCGTCGAGCTCGACGTGCTCGACTCCTCCCAGCCCGACATGGTGCGGTCGGCGATCCACGACCTCGAGTCGACCGTCGTGGTGGTGTCGAGCAAGTCCGGCGGCACGGTCGAGACCGACAGCCAGCGCCGGATCTTCGAGCAGGCGTTCACCGACGCCGGCCTCGACCCGTCCGCCCACATCGTCGTGGTCACCGACCCGGGCTCCCCGCTCGACGAGCAGGCCACGGCCGCGGGCTACCGCGTCTTCCGGGCCGATCCGCACGTCGGCGGCCGCTACTCGGCGCTCACCGCGTTCGGTCTCGTGCCGAGCGGTCTGGCCGGCGCCGACATCGCGGCGCTGCTCGACCAGGCCGGCCAGGTCGTCGCCGATCTCGAGGACGACGCGGCCTCCAACGACGGACTGCGGCTCGGCGCCCTGCTCGGCGTCGCCGCGCGCGAGGGCGTCGACAAGGTCGTCCTGTTCGACCACGACGGCCGGGGGCTCGGCGACTGGATCGAGCAGCTCGTCGCGGAGTCGACCGGCAAGGACGAGACCGGCATCCTGCCCGTCGTCGCCCTCTCCCCCGGCGACCCCGTCACGTCCGACGAGATCGTCGTCCACCTCGGCACCGAGGACCTGCCGTCCCAGCCGTGGTCGGCCGCCGTGCAGGGCTCGCTGGGTGGTCAGTTCCTCATCTGGGAGGTCGCCACGGCCGTCGCCGGGCGGATCCTCTCGATCGACCCGTTCGACCAGCCCGACGTCGAGAGCGCCAAGGCCGCCGCGCGCGAGCTGCTGGGCGGAGACGCCTCGCTGCCCGAGCCCGACCACCGTGGCGACGTCGCCGACGTCTACGGCTCGTCCGCCACGAGCGTGGCCGACGCGATCGGCGAGCTGCTGCAGCAGGTCGGCGACCGCGAGTACCTCGCCCTGCAGCTGTACCTCGACCGCTGGGCGCTCCAGGGCCTCGAGTCCCTCGCGCCGCGGCTGGCCGCCCGCCTCTCCCGGCCGGTGACGTTCGGCTGGGGCCCGCGCTTCCTCCACTCCACCGGCCAGTACCACAAGGGCGGGACACCGGTCGGCGTCTTCCTGCAGGTCACGTGCGACCCGGCCGAGGACCTGCCGGTGCCCGGACGCGACTTCACACTCGGCCAGTTCATCGAGTCGCAGGCCGCGGGCGACGCCCAGGTGCTGCGCGACAAGGGCCGACCCGTGCTGCGCCTGCACCTGCACGACCTCGAGGCCGGACTCGCCGCGATCAAGGACGCCCTGGCATGAGCCCCAACCCACTGCGCGACCCGCGCGACCGCCGCCTTCCCCGGATCGCCGGACCCTGCACCGTCGTGATGTTCGGCGTCACGGGCGACCTCGCGCGCAAGAAGCTGATCCCCGCGATCTACGACCTGGCCAACCGCGGCCTGCTGCCGCCGGGCTTCGGCCTCGTCGGCTTCGCCCGTCGCGACTGGGGCGACGGAACGTTCGCCGCGCTGCTGAAGAAGGCCGCCAAGGCCGGCGCCCGCACCGAGTGGAGCGAGACCGTCTGGAAGCAGCTGGCCGCCGGCATCAAGTTCGTCCCGGGGCAATTCGACGACGACGACGCGTGGGAGGAGCTGGCCAAGACCCTCACGAAGCTCGACGAGCGCCAGGGCACGGGCGGCAACCACGCCTTCTACCTGTCGATCCCGCCGGGCCTGTTCCCCACCGTCGTGTCCAAGATCGACGAGCACGGACTGGCCAAGCCCGGCACGGGCTGGCGCCGCGTGGTCATCGAGAAGCCCTTCGGGCACGACCTCGAGTCCGCCAAGGAGCTCAACCAGCTGATCGGCAACGTCTTCGAGTCCGAGTCGGTCTTCCGGATCGACCACTACCTGGGCAAGGAGACGGTGCAGAACATCCTCGCGCTGCGGTTCGCGAACCAGATGTTCGAGCCCGTCTGGAACGCCCAGTACGTCGACCACGTGCAGATCACGATGGCCGAGGACATCGGCATCGGCTCGCGCGCGGGCTACTACGACGGCATCGGCGCCGCCCGCGACGTCATCCAGAACCACCTGCTCCAGCTGCTGGCCCTCGTGGCGATGGAGGAGCCCGTCGCGTTCGACGCCTCCAGCCTGCGGGTCGAGAAGCAGAAGGTCCTGCGCAGCCTGCGGCTTCCCGCCGACCTCGACAAGCACTCGGCGCACGCGCAGTACGTCGAGGGCTGGGCGGGCGGTCAGCCCGTCGTCGGGTACCTCGAGGAGGAGGGCACCGATCCGAAGTCCCTCACCGAGACCTATGCCGCGCTGCGCCTCGACATCGAGACGCGCCGCTGGGCCGGCGTCCCGTTCTACCTGCGCACCGGGAAGCGACTGGGCCGGCGGGTCACCGAGGTCGCGGTCGTGTTCAAGAAGGCGCCGCACCTGCCCTTCGAGAGCAACGACGTGACCGAGCTCGGGCACAACGCCCTCGTGATGCGCATCCAGCCCGACGAGGGCGTCACGATGCGGTTCGGGGCCAAGGTGCCCGGCACCACGATGGAGATCCGCGACGTCAACATGGACTTCGTCTACGGCGGCTCGTTCGTCGAGAGCAGCCCCGAGGCGTACGAGCGGCTCATCCTCGACGTGCTGCTCGGCGACCCGCCGCTGTTCCCGCAGCACCGGGAGGTCGAGCTGTCCTGGAAGATCCTCGATCCGGTGATCGAGCATTGGTCGCGCAAGCGCACGATCGACACCTACCAGGCCGGCACGTGGGGCCCGCAGTCCGCGGTCGACATGCTGGCTCGCGACGGCCGCGTCTGGAGGCGACCCTGATGGACCTGACCCTCGAGGACACCAACGCCGCGTCGGTGGCCAAGGCCCTGACCAAGGGACGCTCGCTCGCGGGCAGTCCCGCGATGGACATGGTGCTCACGTTCCTCATCGTCACCGACGACGAGAACGTCGCTGAGGCGATGAAGGCCGCGAACGTGCTGCAGCACGAGCACCCCTCCCGCGTCCTGGGCGTGATCCTGGGCGACGGGCGGGGCAAGCCGCGCCTCAACGCTCGCGTGCGCGTCGGCGCCGGGTCCCCGGGCGAGTCCGTGCTCCTGCGCATGTCCGGCCCGCTCGTGAAGCACGCGGAGTCCGCCGTGCTCCCCCTGCTGCTGCCCGACTCCCCCGTGGTCGTCTGGTGGCCCGGCGTGGGCCCGCTGGAGCCGTCGCTCGATCCGATCGGCCGCCTGGCTCGACGCCGGCTCACCGACTCCGAGCGCACGCCGGCGCCGGTGCAGTGGCTGCACAAGCTCGCGCCCGGCTACGACCCGGGCGACACCGACCTCGCGTGGACCCGTCTCACCCTGTGGCGCGCCCTGCTGGCCGCCGCGCTCGACCAGACCTCGGGGTCGGCCACCGGTGGCCGCATCCTGGCCGACGACATCAACCCCGTCGCCGTGCTCCTGCAGGCCTGGCTCGAGTGCCGCCTCGGCGTGCCGATCGAGTTCGTCGACGACGACTCCGGCTCGCAGATCCAGCGCGTCACGCTCTTCACCGACGTGGGCGACATCGACATCCGGCGCACCGACGAGATGGCCTGCGAGTTCAGCGTGCCGGGATCGTCGCCGCGCATCGTGCCGATCCGACGCCGCACGATCCCCGAGCTGCTCGCCGAGGACCTGCGCCGCCTCGACGCCGACGAGATCTACGGCGAGACCCTGCAGCACCTGGTCACCGGAAAGGACCGATGAGCCGATGACGATCCAGATCTTCGACAGCGCGAACGACCTCGCCCTCGCGGTGTCACGCCAGCTGGCCGCACGCGTGCAGTCGGTCACCGCCGCCGGCCGGCCGCCGCGGATCGTGCTCACTGGCGGCACCATCGCCGGGAGGATCTACGGCCGATTGTCCGGCGAGAACGCCGACTGGACCCGCGCCGAGTACTGGTGGGGCGACGAGCGCTTCGTCCCCGAGGGCCACGAGGACCGCAACGACCGCCAGGCGCGCGAGGGCTTCCTCGACCGCCTCGGCGTCCCGGCCGACCACGTGCACGCCATGCCCGCGCACGGCTGCGACCTGTCGATGGCCGACGCCGCCGACGCCTACGCGAAGACGCTGCCCGAGGACCCGTTCGACGTCGTGCTGCTCGGCGTCGGGCCGGACGCCCACATCGCCTCGCTCTTCCCCGGCCACCCCCAGGTGCACGAGACCGAGCGTCGCGCCGTCGAGGTCCTCGACTCCCCCAAGCCGCCGCCGCAGCGCATCACGCTGACCTACCCGGCGCTCAACCACACGCGGGCGACCTGGTTCGTCGTGTCGGGCGCCGACAAGGCCGAGGCCGTCGCGAGGGCGATGAGCGGCACCCCGATCGACGAGGCGCCCGCCGCCGGCGCCCGCGGCCTCGAGGAGACCCTGTGGTTCCTCGACACCGCCGCGGCCTCGAAGCTGCCGCGCTGAGCCGGGACGCTGAGGGCGCGGTGAGTCCTCAACCCTTCCCCGCGCTCCCCGGTTGGCCGTCAACCGCATGGGGCACCGTTGAGGTTGACAGCTCACCGCCTCCTCCGGCGGCCCGCCATGACGAAGGCCCGTCACCGCAGGGTGACGGGCCTTCTCAGATGGTGCTCAGAAGATGATCTCGCCGGTCTTGCGCTTGCTGCGCAGGGTGTCGAGGGCTTCCTTGAGGATGTCGGCGGCCTCGGTCTCGGAGCGGCGCTCCTTCACGTAGGCCAGGTGCGTCTTGTAGGGCTCGGTCTTCGGCGCGTCGGGCCGGTTGTCCGAGTCCATGCTGGCGGGCATGCCGCACTTCGGGCAGTCCCACTCCACCGGCACCTCGGCCTCGATGGCGAAGTTCAGCGTGACCGCGTGGTCGTTCGTGCAGAAGTACGAGACGGCCTGGCGCGGTGCGGCCTCGCCACGCTCGGCCTCGCCCATGGGGCCGGCGCCGATGCGGCTGCCGCGAATCGCTCCGGCGGCCATCAGTTGCTGACCTTCAGCAGCAGGCCGAGCGCGAAGACGCACACGACCCACACGACGGCGACGCCGATGGTGATCCGGTCGAGGTTGCGCTCGGCGACCGACGACCCGCTGAGCGAGCTCGAGACGCCGCCGCCGAACATGTCGGAGAGACCGCCGCCTCGGCCCTTGTGCATCAGCACGAGGACGATCATGAGCAGGCTGCTCAGGGCGAGCAGCACGGAGAACGCGATGACCACGTCGCTCCCTTTCGGTCAGGACCCCTGGAGGTCTGGCATGTCGTAGAACCGGGCGATCCCGGCGAACTCCTCCGCGACCAGACTCGCCCCGCCGACCAACGCTCCG carries:
- a CDS encoding glucose-6-phosphate isomerase, with the translated sequence MTNRLRIQTPQHESVESAVEALVAERFASRLFAEDPTLWGPEAESEAAIRLSWVTLHESSRALVPDIVALRDELRGRGVSRVVLCGMGGSSLAPEVICAAEGVELDVLDSSQPDMVRSAIHDLESTVVVVSSKSGGTVETDSQRRIFEQAFTDAGLDPSAHIVVVTDPGSPLDEQATAAGYRVFRADPHVGGRYSALTAFGLVPSGLAGADIAALLDQAGQVVADLEDDAASNDGLRLGALLGVAAREGVDKVVLFDHDGRGLGDWIEQLVAESTGKDETGILPVVALSPGDPVTSDEIVVHLGTEDLPSQPWSAAVQGSLGGQFLIWEVATAVAGRILSIDPFDQPDVESAKAAARELLGGDASLPEPDHRGDVADVYGSSATSVADAIGELLQQVGDREYLALQLYLDRWALQGLESLAPRLAARLSRPVTFGWGPRFLHSTGQYHKGGTPVGVFLQVTCDPAEDLPVPGRDFTLGQFIESQAAGDAQVLRDKGRPVLRLHLHDLEAGLAAIKDALA
- the zwf gene encoding glucose-6-phosphate dehydrogenase → MSPNPLRDPRDRRLPRIAGPCTVVMFGVTGDLARKKLIPAIYDLANRGLLPPGFGLVGFARRDWGDGTFAALLKKAAKAGARTEWSETVWKQLAAGIKFVPGQFDDDDAWEELAKTLTKLDERQGTGGNHAFYLSIPPGLFPTVVSKIDEHGLAKPGTGWRRVVIEKPFGHDLESAKELNQLIGNVFESESVFRIDHYLGKETVQNILALRFANQMFEPVWNAQYVDHVQITMAEDIGIGSRAGYYDGIGAARDVIQNHLLQLLALVAMEEPVAFDASSLRVEKQKVLRSLRLPADLDKHSAHAQYVEGWAGGQPVVGYLEEEGTDPKSLTETYAALRLDIETRRWAGVPFYLRTGKRLGRRVTEVAVVFKKAPHLPFESNDVTELGHNALVMRIQPDEGVTMRFGAKVPGTTMEIRDVNMDFVYGGSFVESSPEAYERLILDVLLGDPPLFPQHREVELSWKILDPVIEHWSRKRTIDTYQAGTWGPQSAVDMLARDGRVWRRP
- a CDS encoding glucose-6-phosphate dehydrogenase assembly protein OpcA, with amino-acid sequence MDLTLEDTNAASVAKALTKGRSLAGSPAMDMVLTFLIVTDDENVAEAMKAANVLQHEHPSRVLGVILGDGRGKPRLNARVRVGAGSPGESVLLRMSGPLVKHAESAVLPLLLPDSPVVVWWPGVGPLEPSLDPIGRLARRRLTDSERTPAPVQWLHKLAPGYDPGDTDLAWTRLTLWRALLAAALDQTSGSATGGRILADDINPVAVLLQAWLECRLGVPIEFVDDDSGSQIQRVTLFTDVGDIDIRRTDEMACEFSVPGSSPRIVPIRRRTIPELLAEDLRRLDADEIYGETLQHLVTGKDR
- the pgl gene encoding 6-phosphogluconolactonase; the protein is MTIQIFDSANDLALAVSRQLAARVQSVTAAGRPPRIVLTGGTIAGRIYGRLSGENADWTRAEYWWGDERFVPEGHEDRNDRQAREGFLDRLGVPADHVHAMPAHGCDLSMADAADAYAKTLPEDPFDVVLLGVGPDAHIASLFPGHPQVHETERRAVEVLDSPKPPPQRITLTYPALNHTRATWFVVSGADKAEAVARAMSGTPIDEAPAAGARGLEETLWFLDTAAASKLPR
- a CDS encoding RNA polymerase-binding protein RbpA; the protein is MMAAGAIRGSRIGAGPMGEAERGEAAPRQAVSYFCTNDHAVTLNFAIEAEVPVEWDCPKCGMPASMDSDNRPDAPKTEPYKTHLAYVKERRSETEAADILKEALDTLRSKRKTGEIIF
- the secG gene encoding preprotein translocase subunit SecG; this translates as MVIAFSVLLALSSLLMIVLVLMHKGRGGGLSDMFGGGVSSSLSGSSVAERNLDRITIGVAVVWVVCVFALGLLLKVSN